The Pseudofrankia inefficax genome window below encodes:
- a CDS encoding type II secretion system F family protein: protein MIAVALGIVVLVSAVRSARRAARRWRSADDRAVAEDLLVAFAAELDAGAEPAVALRSAVTASRAAGTGPVETATGPSASRDGELDAVAAGLAAGTDPAGLLAGCRTPMLRQLGIALQVCRAGGARLAPVARALAGQAQADARRAGELAAALAGPRSSGRLVAGLPLVGLGFAALLGAGPVHVLLGTSAGSACLAGGVLLDLLGLRWLRWTGDRVARRAEPPTRWADQASHRRSLSSGGASAASFRPGRRAAPGRRPRRSGTDQSRRPPSSAGRRPGRPIALVIAAGGLCAGAAALVSHGQRGFGVLLATGAVAALVGAGMRTDPDRARRERLLADLPLALDLVAACLVAGATVPAALEATGDGVGGPLGAELRATARGLRLGAPAGHTTTRLIAAGQGPPGPFPGPLRRVTGHRGTGRGQPLAAAAQALGRVESSGARLADALTSIASRARAQSHDEAIGAARRAGVAAVAPLGLCFLPAFLLLGVVPTILGSFHGLVPAP, encoded by the coding sequence GTGATCGCCGTGGCGCTCGGCATCGTCGTCCTGGTCTCGGCCGTCCGGTCGGCGCGGCGAGCCGCGCGGCGCTGGCGATCGGCCGACGACCGTGCCGTCGCCGAGGATCTGCTGGTGGCCTTCGCGGCCGAGCTCGACGCCGGGGCGGAGCCGGCCGTGGCCCTGCGCTCGGCGGTCACGGCGTCCCGCGCGGCCGGCACCGGGCCCGTCGAAACCGCGACCGGACCGTCCGCGTCCCGCGACGGCGAGCTGGACGCGGTGGCCGCCGGGCTGGCGGCCGGGACGGACCCGGCCGGACTACTCGCCGGCTGCCGGACGCCCATGCTGCGGCAGCTGGGGATCGCGTTGCAGGTCTGCCGGGCGGGCGGGGCTCGACTCGCGCCGGTCGCCCGGGCGCTGGCCGGGCAGGCCCAGGCGGACGCTCGACGGGCCGGTGAACTGGCCGCAGCGCTGGCCGGGCCACGGTCGTCCGGGCGGCTGGTGGCCGGGCTGCCGCTGGTCGGCCTCGGATTCGCGGCCCTGCTGGGCGCCGGACCGGTGCACGTCCTGCTGGGCACGTCGGCCGGCTCGGCCTGCCTGGCCGGCGGGGTGCTGCTCGACCTCCTGGGCCTGCGGTGGCTGCGCTGGACCGGCGACCGGGTCGCGCGACGGGCCGAGCCGCCGACAAGGTGGGCCGATCAGGCGTCCCATCGTCGGTCGCTGTCATCCGGAGGCGCGTCGGCTGCCTCCTTCCGGCCTGGGCGGAGGGCCGCGCCCGGCAGACGGCCACGGCGGTCCGGCACCGATCAGTCTCGGCGCCCGCCCAGCTCCGCCGGCCGACGGCCAGGCCGGCCAATCGCGCTGGTCATCGCGGCCGGTGGGCTGTGCGCGGGCGCGGCGGCGCTCGTGAGCCACGGCCAGCGTGGGTTCGGGGTGCTGCTGGCCACCGGGGCGGTCGCCGCGCTGGTCGGCGCGGGGATGCGCACCGATCCGGATCGGGCGCGACGGGAACGGCTCCTGGCCGACCTGCCGCTGGCCCTCGACCTCGTCGCCGCCTGCCTGGTGGCGGGAGCGACGGTCCCTGCGGCGCTGGAGGCGACCGGGGACGGCGTCGGCGGACCGCTCGGCGCCGAGCTGCGGGCGACCGCCCGAGGCCTCCGGCTCGGCGCGCCTGCCGGCCACACGACCACCCGGCTGATAGCGGCCGGCCAGGGACCACCCGGGCCGTTCCCCGGGCCGTTGCGTCGAGTGACGGGCCATCGCGGCACAGGCCGTGGGCAGCCGCTGGCGGCCGCGGCGCAAGCGCTTGGCCGGGTGGAGAGCAGCGGCGCCCGGCTTGCCGACGCGCTCACCAGCATCGCCTCCCGGGCCCGCGCGCAGTCCCACGACGAGGCGATCGGCGCGGCTCGTCGGGCCGGTGTCGCGGCCGTCGCCCCGCTCGGCCTGTGCTTCCTGCCAGCGTTCCTGTTGCTCGGCGTGGTTCCGACGATTCTCGGCTCGTTCCACGGCCTGGTTCCGGCCCCGTGA
- a CDS encoding TadA family conjugal transfer-associated ATPase: MPPAPTTRTARIPAAALAAGPPLVDAVRDRLTDTAHPPTPADVARALAQVAGPLPAADQEAARRAVTAELLGTGPLEALLADPDVTDVLVNGPARVWVDRGAGLERTEVRFADEEAVRRLATRLAAAAGRRLDAAAPFADARLPDGSRLHAVLAPVAADGTCLSLRRPRRVPLTLTECVDGQDVALPGVLRALVAGRLAVVVTGGTGTGKTTLLAALLGCAHPAERVVIVEDTSELVLARENLVRLQGRPANIEGAGAITQRDLVRQALRMRPDRLVVGEVRGPEVLDLLVAFNTGHDGGLTTIHANAAGALPARVEALGALAGLSRAAVHSQLAAAVQVTVHLRRDSGGRRAVAAIGVLRTESDGLVRVRPALVTAPAGNGWPGALLAADGLSALRDLLRDRGVTLPPPFGAAS; this comes from the coding sequence ATGCCCCCTGCCCCCACCACCCGCACCGCGCGGATCCCGGCCGCCGCGCTTGCCGCGGGCCCGCCCCTGGTCGACGCGGTGCGCGACCGGCTGACCGACACGGCACACCCGCCGACGCCCGCGGACGTCGCCCGAGCCCTGGCCCAGGTCGCCGGGCCGCTGCCCGCGGCCGATCAGGAGGCCGCCCGGCGGGCCGTCACCGCCGAGCTGCTCGGCACCGGCCCGTTGGAGGCGCTGCTCGCGGACCCGGACGTGACGGACGTGCTGGTCAACGGCCCGGCCCGAGTCTGGGTCGACCGCGGAGCCGGCCTGGAGCGAACCGAGGTCCGCTTCGCCGACGAGGAGGCGGTCCGGCGGCTCGCGACCCGGCTCGCCGCCGCGGCCGGCCGGCGCCTCGACGCGGCCGCGCCGTTCGCCGACGCCCGCCTGCCGGACGGCAGCCGGCTGCACGCGGTGCTGGCCCCGGTGGCGGCCGACGGGACCTGCCTGTCGCTGCGCCGGCCGCGCCGGGTGCCGCTCACCCTCACCGAGTGCGTCGACGGGCAGGACGTCGCGCTGCCTGGGGTACTGCGGGCGCTGGTCGCCGGCCGGCTCGCGGTCGTGGTCACCGGCGGCACGGGCACCGGCAAGACGACGCTGCTCGCGGCGCTGCTCGGCTGTGCGCACCCCGCGGAACGGGTCGTCATCGTCGAGGACACCTCCGAGCTGGTGCTCGCGCGGGAGAACCTGGTCCGGCTGCAGGGCCGGCCCGCGAACATCGAGGGAGCCGGCGCGATCACCCAGCGGGACCTGGTCCGCCAGGCACTGCGGATGCGGCCGGACCGGCTGGTCGTCGGCGAGGTCCGCGGCCCGGAGGTGCTCGACCTGCTGGTCGCCTTCAACACCGGCCATGACGGCGGCCTGACGACCATTCACGCGAACGCCGCCGGGGCGCTGCCCGCACGGGTCGAGGCGCTTGGCGCGCTCGCCGGCCTGTCCCGGGCGGCGGTCCACAGCCAGCTGGCGGCGGCCGTACAGGTGACCGTCCACCTGCGTCGGGACAGCGGCGGGCGGCGGGCCGTCGCCGCGATCGGCGTGCTGCGCACCGAGTCGGACGGTCTCGTGCGGGTCCGGCCCGCGTTGGTCACGGCTCCGGCGGGAAACGGTTGGCCGGGCGCCCTGCTGGCGGCCGACGGCCTGTCCGCGCTGCGTGACCTGCTGCGCGACCGCGGCGTAACCCTGCCGCCCCCGTTCGGGGCCGCCTCGTGA
- a CDS encoding phage holin family protein — protein MAVFGHGDRRLGRDASLGELVALATKDVSLLVRQEIELAKAEVGRQVASAAVGIGLLGVAAGLVLGALLALMIFFGELFAWLGLERFWAFLLTAGLLFVLAGVLALLAALRLRKLQPPRRTVASVREDVALLRHATGGAGDARGGSPAKSGPPTGQTTPVGAETRSARPVVAPIPQSRDAAPPAGRRPAEFDRPGAVEPRA, from the coding sequence GTGGCGGTGTTCGGACACGGCGATCGGCGCCTGGGGCGGGACGCGTCCCTGGGTGAGCTGGTCGCGCTCGCGACCAAGGACGTGTCGCTGCTCGTCCGCCAGGAGATCGAGCTGGCCAAGGCAGAGGTGGGGCGCCAGGTGGCGTCGGCCGCGGTGGGCATCGGGCTGCTCGGTGTCGCGGCCGGCCTGGTGCTGGGCGCGCTGCTCGCTCTGATGATCTTCTTCGGTGAGCTGTTCGCCTGGCTGGGCCTGGAGCGGTTCTGGGCCTTCCTGCTGACGGCCGGGCTGTTGTTCGTGCTCGCCGGGGTGTTGGCGCTGCTGGCGGCCCTTCGCCTGCGCAAGCTACAGCCGCCGCGCCGGACCGTTGCCTCGGTCCGTGAGGACGTCGCCCTGTTGCGCCACGCGACGGGCGGCGCGGGCGACGCCAGGGGCGGGTCCCCGGCGAAGTCGGGCCCCCCAACCGGGCAGACGACCCCGGTAGGGGCCGAGACACGCTCGGCCAGGCCGGTCGTCGCGCCGATCCCGCAGTCCCGGGACGCCGCCCCGCCGGCCGGCCGCCGGCCCGCCGAGTTCGACCGGCCCGGGGCCGTCGAGCCGCGCGCCTGA
- a CDS encoding alpha/beta fold hydrolase produces the protein MDEAAPDPASVLIDGPWRHRDVSANGTRLHVAELGQGPLVLLLHGFPQFWWAWRHQLVALAAAGYRVVAPDLRGYGASDKPPRGYDAFTLADDVAGLIRALGERDAVLVGHDWGGLASWTAAAVWPRQVRRIAVLGMPHPLRIRHEYAVDPRGQGLAGAHLFGFQLPWRPERQLVADDAARVGGYLRAWGGPGFPSDDEDRRYRAAMRIPGVAHSSLEYHRWVFRSLFRPDGARFAQALRRAVNCPVLHLHGGADPFLLPDTAQGSGRFVSGPYAWQLLPGVGHFLPEEAPDQVSDVLLRWLDAPTP, from the coding sequence ATGGACGAGGCCGCACCGGATCCCGCCAGCGTCCTGATCGACGGGCCCTGGCGGCATCGCGACGTCTCCGCGAACGGCACCCGGCTGCACGTGGCCGAGCTGGGCCAGGGGCCGTTGGTGCTGCTGCTGCACGGATTTCCGCAGTTCTGGTGGGCCTGGCGCCACCAGCTGGTGGCGCTCGCCGCAGCCGGTTACCGGGTTGTCGCGCCGGACCTGCGCGGCTACGGCGCCAGCGACAAGCCGCCTCGGGGCTACGACGCCTTCACGCTCGCCGACGACGTCGCCGGGCTGATCCGCGCGCTGGGGGAGCGCGACGCGGTCCTGGTCGGCCACGACTGGGGCGGGCTCGCCAGCTGGACGGCGGCGGCGGTCTGGCCGCGCCAGGTCCGCCGGATCGCCGTTCTCGGGATGCCCCACCCGCTGCGGATTCGGCACGAGTACGCCGTCGACCCGCGCGGGCAGGGCCTCGCCGGCGCGCACCTGTTCGGCTTCCAGCTGCCCTGGCGCCCGGAGCGCCAGCTCGTCGCCGACGACGCGGCCCGGGTCGGCGGCTACCTGCGCGCCTGGGGCGGTCCCGGTTTCCCCAGCGACGACGAGGACCGGCGGTACCGGGCGGCGATGCGGATCCCGGGGGTGGCGCACAGCTCGCTGGAGTACCACCGCTGGGTGTTCCGGTCGCTGTTCCGGCCGGACGGGGCCCGGTTCGCCCAGGCGCTGCGCCGGGCGGTGAACTGCCCGGTGCTGCACCTGCACGGCGGCGCCGACCCGTTCCTGCTGCCGGACACCGCGCAGGGCTCGGGCCGCTTCGTCAGCGGGCCCTACGCCTGGCAGTTGCTGCCAGGCGTAGGGCATTTCCTGCCCGAGGAGGCGCCTGACCAGGTCAGCGACGTCCTGCTGCGCTGGCTGGACGCCCCGACGCCCTGA
- a CDS encoding MarP family serine protease — translation MNLLDVILLLVALLFAASGYRQGFLVGALSFVGFLGGGMIGAQIAYPFAQLIGQRQHGALIALAVVIVLACLGQVAGTAAGVALRSRLTWRPGETVDSLAGAVLAGLSVLLVAWLLATAVERSPYPTAAREVRGSAVLTTVDAGMPSAVRDAFSSLRRLADGSGFPAVFSGIGGGSIVATDPPDPTVVQNPAVLDAAASVLKVRGIAPSCSRQIEGSGFVFAPQHVMTNAHVVAGVREPAVEVGGRQLPARVVLFDPARDIAVLYVPDLNRAPLRLQSSPDGGADDSAVIAGYPEDGPYQMVAARIRDRQEAKAPDIYSRGSVLRDIFAIRGTVLPGNSGGPLLSASGTVYGVIFAAATDDNDTGYALTADEVNASAQAAATATTPVSTSGCR, via the coding sequence ATGAACCTCCTCGACGTCATCCTGCTGCTCGTCGCGCTGCTCTTCGCGGCCTCCGGCTACCGCCAGGGCTTCCTGGTGGGCGCGCTGTCCTTCGTCGGCTTCCTCGGCGGCGGCATGATCGGCGCGCAGATCGCCTACCCGTTCGCCCAGCTGATCGGACAGCGCCAGCACGGCGCGCTGATCGCGCTGGCCGTCGTCATCGTGCTCGCCTGCCTCGGCCAGGTCGCCGGCACGGCCGCCGGGGTCGCGCTGCGCAGCCGGCTCACCTGGCGGCCAGGGGAGACCGTGGACTCGCTCGCCGGCGCGGTGCTGGCTGGCCTCTCGGTGCTCCTGGTCGCCTGGCTGCTGGCGACCGCGGTGGAGCGCTCGCCCTACCCGACCGCGGCCCGCGAGGTCCGCGGCTCCGCCGTGCTGACGACGGTCGACGCCGGCATGCCGTCGGCCGTGCGGGACGCGTTCTCCAGCCTGCGCAGGCTCGCCGACGGGAGCGGCTTCCCCGCGGTGTTCTCCGGCATCGGCGGCGGCTCGATCGTCGCGACCGACCCGCCCGACCCGACCGTCGTGCAGAACCCGGCGGTGCTCGACGCGGCGGCGAGCGTGCTGAAGGTCCGCGGGATCGCGCCCTCCTGCTCCCGTCAGATCGAGGGCAGTGGCTTCGTCTTCGCCCCGCAGCACGTCATGACCAACGCCCACGTCGTCGCCGGCGTCCGGGAGCCGGCCGTCGAGGTCGGTGGCCGGCAGCTCCCGGCCCGGGTGGTGCTGTTCGACCCGGCGCGTGACATCGCGGTGCTCTACGTTCCGGACCTCAACCGGGCGCCGCTGCGGCTGCAGAGCTCGCCCGACGGAGGCGCCGACGACAGCGCGGTCATCGCCGGCTATCCGGAGGACGGGCCGTACCAGATGGTCGCGGCCCGCATCCGTGACCGGCAGGAGGCCAAGGCGCCGGACATCTACTCGCGCGGCAGCGTCCTGCGGGACATCTTCGCCATCCGGGGCACGGTCCTGCCGGGCAACTCGGGCGGCCCGCTGCTGTCGGCCTCGGGAACGGTCTACGGCGTGATCTTCGCGGCGGCCACCGACGACAACGACACCGGCTACGCGCTGACCGCCGATGAGGTCAACGCCTCGGCACAGGCCGCCGCGACCGCGACCACTCCCGTCAGCACCAGCGGTTGCCGCTGA
- a CDS encoding cupredoxin domain-containing protein, which produces MAIAAALALGVTAAGCAAKEPVAPKVVAIETPTMSGDVQVFQVTGLADLRFDVSTLEARPGKIRVDFTVARGSASHDFVIPKIPAARTDIIGAGSTQSVTFAVTEPGDYPVICTLHPSMSATLHVG; this is translated from the coding sequence GTGGCCATCGCCGCGGCACTGGCACTGGGCGTGACGGCCGCGGGCTGCGCGGCCAAGGAGCCGGTCGCGCCCAAGGTCGTCGCGATCGAGACGCCGACGATGTCGGGCGACGTCCAGGTCTTTCAGGTCACCGGCCTCGCGGACCTGCGCTTCGACGTCAGCACCCTGGAGGCGAGACCCGGCAAGATCAGGGTCGACTTCACGGTGGCGAGAGGCTCCGCGTCCCACGACTTCGTCATTCCGAAGATCCCGGCGGCGCGCACGGACATCATCGGCGCCGGGTCGACCCAGTCGGTGACGTTCGCGGTCACCGAACCGGGCGACTACCCGGTGATCTGCACGCTGCACCCAAGCATGTCCGCAACGCTGCACGTCGGCTGA
- a CDS encoding NUDIX hydrolase has translation MTGPDGGPDPTEQPDPAEQPADGPPGWLTAVVATVADGGLSFHPEDWPGPPSHARPAAVLILFGAGERGTEVLLLERSADLRKHAGQPAFPGGGSDPSDGSPAETALREAREEVGLDPAGVDILGVGPPLYVPHSNYLVTPVLAWWRVPSRVFAVDAGETSAVARVPIAELVDPANRVRLSHPRTALPSPAFRVAGLTATVWGFTAGILDALLRLAGLERPWGEGPPVEDATVNASIALSAAQLPEAGPGEIDPADLPVRDLGVPAPASAPDGGPVGTGTGADSTEEGSAA, from the coding sequence ATGACCGGACCCGACGGCGGGCCTGATCCGACCGAGCAGCCTGATCCGGCCGAGCAGCCCGCGGACGGGCCGCCCGGCTGGCTGACGGCGGTGGTCGCGACGGTCGCCGACGGCGGGCTGTCGTTCCACCCGGAGGACTGGCCGGGGCCGCCCTCGCACGCCCGGCCCGCCGCCGTGCTCATCCTGTTCGGCGCCGGCGAGCGCGGCACCGAGGTGCTACTGCTGGAGCGGTCCGCCGACCTGCGCAAACACGCGGGTCAGCCGGCCTTCCCAGGTGGCGGTTCCGACCCGAGCGACGGCTCGCCGGCCGAGACCGCGCTGCGCGAGGCCCGCGAGGAGGTCGGCCTCGATCCGGCCGGCGTCGACATCCTGGGCGTCGGCCCGCCGCTCTACGTCCCGCACAGCAACTACCTGGTCACCCCGGTGCTGGCCTGGTGGCGGGTGCCGTCGCGGGTCTTCGCCGTCGACGCGGGAGAGACGTCCGCCGTCGCCAGAGTGCCGATCGCGGAGCTGGTCGACCCGGCGAACCGGGTGCGGCTGAGCCACCCACGCACCGCGCTGCCGAGCCCCGCGTTCCGGGTCGCCGGCCTGACGGCCACGGTCTGGGGCTTCACGGCGGGCATCCTCGACGCGCTGCTGCGCCTCGCCGGCCTGGAGCGGCCGTGGGGCGAGGGGCCACCGGTCGAGGACGCGACCGTCAACGCGTCGATCGCCCTGTCGGCGGCCCAGCTGCCCGAGGCCGGCCCAGGCGAGATCGACCCGGCCGACCTACCGGTACGGGATCTGGGCGTCCCCGCGCCGGCCAGCGCGCCAGACGGCGGCCCGGTCGGCACCGGGACCGGTGCCGACTCCACCGAGGAAGGGTCGGCGGCGTGA
- the nth gene encoding endonuclease III produces MPATVDPSPETPGPPTRQAQTRQAQTRQAQTRQAQAQPSETPLARTRRARRIVRILGEVHPDARIALNFTTPLELIVATVLSAQCTDKKVNEVTPTVFARYPSAAAYAGADRAELETILRPTGFFRAKANSVIGLGAALVDRFGGEVPRTLEELVTLPGVGRKTANVVLGHAFDTPGITVDTHVGRLSRRFGLTTQDDPVKVEADLAALIERKDWTIASDRMIFHGRRICHARRPACGACAVAKLCPSYGTGPTSEIEAAKLVRGDVEAAR; encoded by the coding sequence ATGCCAGCCACCGTCGACCCGTCCCCGGAGACTCCCGGGCCCCCGACACGGCAGGCACAGACACGGCAGGCACAGACACGGCAGGCACAGACACGGCAGGCACAGGCGCAGCCGTCGGAGACGCCGCTGGCGCGGACCCGGCGGGCACGGCGGATCGTGCGCATCCTGGGTGAGGTGCACCCGGACGCCCGGATCGCCCTGAACTTCACGACGCCGCTGGAACTGATCGTCGCGACCGTGCTCTCGGCGCAGTGCACGGACAAGAAGGTCAACGAGGTCACTCCCACCGTCTTCGCCCGGTACCCCTCCGCGGCGGCCTATGCCGGTGCCGACCGGGCCGAGCTGGAGACGATCCTGCGGCCGACCGGCTTCTTCCGGGCCAAGGCGAACTCGGTGATCGGCCTGGGCGCCGCGCTGGTCGACCGGTTCGGCGGCGAGGTCCCGCGGACCCTCGAGGAGCTGGTCACGCTCCCCGGCGTCGGGCGCAAGACCGCGAACGTCGTGCTCGGGCACGCGTTCGACACGCCGGGCATCACGGTCGACACGCATGTCGGGCGGCTCTCCCGCCGGTTCGGCCTGACCACCCAGGACGACCCGGTCAAGGTCGAGGCCGACCTGGCCGCGCTGATCGAGCGCAAGGACTGGACGATCGCCTCCGACCGCATGATCTTCCACGGTCGGCGGATCTGCCATGCCCGGCGGCCGGCCTGCGGGGCGTGCGCCGTCGCGAAGCTGTGCCCGTCGTACGGCACGGGCCCGACGTCCGAGATCGAGGCGGCCAAGCTGGTCCGCGGCGACGTCGAAGCGGCCCGATGA
- a CDS encoding Crp/Fnr family transcriptional regulator, with amino-acid sequence MDDLLARVPLFVGLSDLDRQALSSHLERRDVTRGDVLFREGEPGDRVFVVLSGKVKIGRQSADGRENLLYVMGPGDIFGELSLFDPGPRTATATAVTDASLVSLEHSALRPWLRARPDAGSLLLRVLAARLRRTNDAMADMVFTDVPGRVAKALLDLAGRFGEPAQPGNEAAGVRVEHGLTQEELAQLVGASRETVNKALADFATRGWLRLDSRAVVLLDRDRLARRAR; translated from the coding sequence GTGGACGATCTGCTTGCCCGCGTTCCGTTGTTCGTCGGGCTGTCCGACCTGGACCGCCAGGCGCTCTCCAGTCACCTCGAACGGAGGGACGTCACCCGTGGTGACGTGCTCTTCCGGGAAGGGGAGCCTGGCGACCGCGTCTTCGTGGTCCTATCCGGCAAGGTGAAGATAGGACGCCAGTCGGCCGACGGGCGCGAGAACCTCTTGTATGTCATGGGCCCAGGGGACATCTTCGGAGAATTGTCGCTCTTCGACCCAGGCCCTCGGACCGCGACCGCGACGGCCGTGACAGACGCCTCACTGGTGTCGCTGGAGCACTCGGCGCTGCGACCGTGGCTGCGGGCCCGGCCGGACGCCGGGTCGCTGCTGCTGCGGGTGCTGGCCGCCCGGTTGCGCCGGACCAACGACGCCATGGCCGACATGGTGTTCACCGACGTGCCCGGCCGAGTCGCCAAGGCGCTGCTCGACCTCGCCGGACGGTTCGGTGAGCCCGCGCAGCCTGGCAACGAGGCCGCCGGGGTCCGCGTCGAGCATGGCCTGACCCAGGAGGAACTGGCCCAGCTGGTCGGCGCCTCCCGGGAGACGGTCAACAAGGCGCTGGCCGACTTCGCCACCCGAGGGTGGCTGCGGCTGGACTCCCGCGCGGTCGTGCTGCTTGACCGCGACCGGCTGGCCCGCCGCGCCCGGTGA